One genomic window of Methanosarcina acetivorans C2A includes the following:
- a CDS encoding class I SAM-dependent methyltransferase, which yields MDIHEIDWNEVWKDLHEQNLSRRRKGECASIWESRESALEFLERSNKNPQRVAKVFSDLGVGPASRVLDVGAGPGTLAVPLASRCAHVTAVEPAAGMVEVMKEFAQKEGVENLEIVSKRWEDIDPAELSGPYDVVFASYSLGMPDIRAAVEKMCKLATKRVCLYWFLGSSPWEQWMIDLWPALHGQEYRSGPKADVLFHVLYDMGIYPNMETLQLLYTRTFPDFDAAVENFKREYHVETDAQEKILREYLSSVLKKEGGEFVLSENSMRVKLWWEVDQCA from the coding sequence ATGGATATTCACGAGATTGACTGGAACGAGGTCTGGAAAGACCTCCACGAGCAGAACCTTTCCAGAAGAAGGAAAGGAGAGTGTGCATCAATATGGGAATCCCGGGAGAGTGCCCTTGAATTTCTCGAGCGTTCAAACAAAAACCCTCAAAGAGTTGCCAAGGTCTTTTCCGATCTGGGAGTAGGACCTGCTTCCAGAGTGCTTGATGTCGGAGCCGGGCCTGGAACCCTTGCAGTGCCTCTTGCCTCCCGCTGTGCCCACGTGACTGCCGTGGAACCTGCTGCAGGCATGGTTGAGGTCATGAAGGAGTTCGCCCAAAAAGAAGGGGTTGAGAACCTGGAGATCGTTTCAAAGCGGTGGGAAGACATCGACCCTGCAGAACTTTCGGGTCCTTATGACGTCGTATTTGCTTCATACTCCCTGGGAATGCCGGACATCCGTGCCGCCGTGGAAAAGATGTGTAAACTGGCAACAAAGCGCGTTTGTCTCTACTGGTTTTTGGGAAGTTCCCCCTGGGAACAGTGGATGATTGACCTCTGGCCAGCCCTGCACGGTCAGGAATACCGTTCCGGGCCAAAGGCCGACGTGCTTTTCCATGTCCTCTATGACATGGGAATCTACCCGAATATGGAAACGTTACAGTTGTTGTATACCCGCACATTCCCCGACTTTGATGCGGCTGTCGAGAACTTCAAGCGGGAATACCATGTTGAGACAGATGCCCAGGAAAAAATACTCAGGGAATATCTCTCTTCCGTCCTGAAGAAAGAAGGAGGCGAATTCGTTCTTTCCGAAAATTCAATGCGCGTAAAACTCTGGTGGGAGGTGGACCAGTGCGCTTAA
- a CDS encoding ABC transporter ATP-binding protein, producing the protein MTEYTKLHNIFKRIGWEEVEGFSELNKIFIIASLAQDTPLMFLDEPTTALDFQNQMHIWEIMCEIAEEEKAILACSHDPNHVAWFCDRVVVMADGTVISNGKPKEVITEEGLGRIYENTCTVRSMADTQMVIPLCIAAGDCSASEKTTTI; encoded by the coding sequence ATGACTGAATATACGAAACTGCATAATATTTTCAAAAGGATAGGGTGGGAAGAAGTTGAGGGTTTTTCTGAGCTGAATAAAATCTTCATTATTGCGTCACTTGCACAGGACACACCGCTGATGTTTCTTGACGAACCCACCACAGCCCTTGATTTTCAGAACCAGATGCATATCTGGGAAATCATGTGTGAGATCGCAGAAGAGGAAAAAGCAATCCTAGCCTGCAGCCACGATCCCAACCATGTCGCGTGGTTCTGTGACCGTGTAGTGGTCATGGCTGATGGCACTGTTATCTCAAATGGCAAGCCGAAGGAGGTCATTACAGAAGAGGGGCTGGGCAGAATTTACGAAAATACCTGTACTGTCCGATCAATGGCTGACACTCAGATGGTTATTCCCCTCTGTATTGCTGCCGGCGACTGCAGTGCTTCGGAAAAAACGACGACGATCTGA
- the crcB gene encoding fluoride efflux transporter CrcB, translated as MYTILLIGIGGFIGAVLRYSLSGWVQNSFVNFPLGTLVVNIVGSFFLGLVMYLSEYQGLFSEETRILLTIGLLGAFTTLSTFSYESFRLLESSKLMQLTMNIVATVLFSIFAVYLGKISALNLAAYLRGIK; from the coding sequence ATGTATACAATTCTATTAATAGGCATAGGTGGTTTTATAGGCGCCGTCCTGAGATATTCCTTAAGTGGGTGGGTGCAGAACAGTTTTGTTAATTTTCCGTTAGGTACTTTGGTTGTAAACATCGTGGGGAGTTTCTTTTTAGGTTTGGTCATGTATCTTTCTGAATACCAAGGACTGTTTAGCGAAGAAACAAGAATACTCCTGACAATCGGTTTGCTAGGTGCCTTTACAACATTATCAACATTTAGTTACGAATCATTCAGATTATTAGAAAGTTCAAAATTAATGCAATTAACAATGAATATAGTGGCAACGGTATTATTTTCCATATTTGCAGTATATTTAGGAAAGATTTCAGCCTTGAATTTAGCCGCATACCTGAGGGGGATTAAATGA
- a CDS encoding DUF190 domain-containing protein translates to MKKESSAILLRIFIGESDKHKGKPLYMHIVEMLKEEGIAGATVFRGITGFGKQSYIHTTSILRLSTDLPILIEVADTEENIAKIRPKLDEIITEGLVTEEKVKIVFYGS, encoded by the coding sequence ATGAAAAAAGAGTCGTCAGCAATACTACTGAGGATATTCATAGGAGAGTCTGATAAACACAAAGGCAAGCCGCTATATATGCATATAGTTGAGATGCTTAAAGAAGAAGGAATAGCAGGAGCAACTGTTTTTAGAGGAATTACAGGTTTTGGGAAACAGAGCTACATTCATACGACCTCTATACTTCGCTTATCAACCGACCTGCCAATACTCATTGAAGTTGCTGATACAGAAGAAAATATTGCTAAGATCAGGCCGAAGTTAGACGAAATAATTACCGAGGGTTTGGTTACAGAAGAAAAGGTAAAAATTGTGTTTTATGGATCTTGA
- a CDS encoding YnfA family protein → MIELGVSLCPFFLAALFEIRGGYLICLWLRNNMRAVFGPLGRLMLAVCGIIPTFQPSHFGRVYAAHGGIFIVFSLIWDLFVDKKIPDRYDHRGNNNVCGCFHYVLRLSLIGRYSVISFCNFQTPRQRISDFFLSRSIKHNFYLFFCNQTLGNYFV, encoded by the coding sequence ATGATTGAGCTGGGAGTCTCCCTTTGTCCTTTTTTCCTGGCCGCCCTGTTTGAAATAAGAGGCGGATATCTGATCTGTTTGTGGTTAAGGAATAATATGAGAGCAGTATTCGGGCCTCTGGGTAGATTGATGTTAGCTGTCTGCGGAATCATTCCAACCTTTCAGCCATCACATTTCGGCAGAGTTTATGCTGCACACGGAGGGATTTTCATTGTTTTCTCTCTGATCTGGGATCTTTTTGTCGATAAGAAGATACCTGACAGATATGATCATAGGGGTAATAATAACGTTTGTGGATGTTTTCATTATGTTTTACGTCTCTCGCTAATAGGTCGATACAGTGTCATCAGCTTCTGTAATTTTCAGACTCCCCGGCAAAGAATATCTGATTTCTTTTTGTCAAGATCCATAAAACACAATTTTTACCTTTTCTTCTGTAACCAAACCCTCGGTAATTATTTCGTCTAA
- a CDS encoding permease — MTLDYLTYLISVGLQSVQEYLALHVLMCLVPAFFLAGAIASLFSKESVLKFFGADAPKYVSYTVAAVSGCLLAVCSCTVLPLFAGIYKRGAGIGPATTFLFSAPAINILAIVYTAKILGYDLGAARAFAAVTLSVLVGIIMSLAYERKDTERKPIKTFGEAEHKHSVQLFVLLIVVLIAPELMSSWGWKYTFQILAWAPLIGLTAYLSYRWFSKEEINSWMGETWFLIKQITPLLLLGVFFAGIAVVVLPKEYVAAFVGGNSLTSNFISSIAGALMYFSTLTEVPIIKALTLLGMGAGPSLAMLLAGPALSLPNMIVINRIMGVKKGMTYICLVVLIATFSGYVFGSMFA; from the coding sequence ATGACTCTTGATTATCTCACTTATCTCATATCAGTAGGGCTTCAGTCCGTGCAGGAGTACCTGGCGCTCCATGTGCTGATGTGCCTTGTACCGGCCTTTTTTCTGGCTGGTGCGATTGCCTCCCTCTTTTCCAAGGAATCGGTGTTGAAGTTCTTCGGAGCGGATGCCCCCAAATATGTCTCTTATACGGTAGCTGCGGTTTCAGGTTGCTTACTTGCGGTCTGCAGCTGCACGGTCCTTCCCCTTTTTGCAGGAATTTACAAGCGAGGAGCAGGTATAGGCCCTGCAACCACATTTTTGTTTTCGGCCCCTGCAATCAATATCCTTGCAATTGTCTACACTGCAAAGATCCTGGGATATGACCTGGGAGCAGCACGGGCTTTTGCAGCAGTGACCCTTTCCGTACTTGTGGGCATAATAATGTCTCTTGCCTATGAAAGGAAAGACACGGAAAGAAAGCCCATAAAAACCTTCGGAGAAGCAGAGCACAAACACAGCGTTCAACTTTTCGTCCTGCTCATCGTCGTCCTCATAGCCCCAGAATTGATGTCCTCCTGGGGCTGGAAGTACACGTTCCAGATACTTGCCTGGGCTCCCCTGATCGGACTTACTGCATATCTCTCATACAGGTGGTTCTCAAAAGAAGAGATCAACAGCTGGATGGGAGAAACCTGGTTCCTGATAAAGCAAATTACCCCCCTGCTCCTGCTGGGAGTGTTCTTCGCAGGGATTGCGGTCGTTGTGCTCCCCAAAGAGTATGTAGCAGCTTTTGTGGGCGGAAATTCTCTGACTTCAAACTTCATCTCTTCCATAGCAGGAGCCCTTATGTATTTCTCAACCCTCACGGAAGTGCCAATCATCAAAGCCCTGACCTTGCTCGGAATGGGGGCAGGCCCTTCCCTTGCCATGCTCCTTGCAGGCCCTGCACTCAGCCTTCCTAACATGATCGTGATCAACAGGATAATGGGCGTAAAAAAAGGCATGACTTACATCTGCCTTGTAGTTTTGATTGCAACCTTTTCAGGCTACGTTTTCGGGAGCATGTTCGCATGA
- a CDS encoding thioredoxin family protein: MRIEVLGSGCAKCNKTKELAEKAVKETGVDAEIVKVEDFDKILEYGVMVTPALVIDGDVKIAGKVPSVEDIKKWITK, translated from the coding sequence ATGAGAATCGAAGTACTGGGTTCAGGTTGTGCAAAGTGTAACAAGACCAAAGAACTGGCAGAAAAAGCCGTTAAAGAAACGGGCGTGGATGCGGAAATCGTCAAGGTAGAAGACTTTGACAAAATCCTGGAATACGGGGTCATGGTCACCCCTGCCCTTGTGATTGATGGCGATGTTAAAATAGCAGGCAAGGTCCCGAGTGTAGAAGACATCAAGAAATGGATTACAAAATAA
- a CDS encoding putative zinc-binding protein, with protein MAEETKCACGSANVAIFPCVGAANVGQLSNKIAIELEKQGIGNLMCTVGIGARAPGLMKSAESSDRIMTIDGCPVNCATKTMELAGFRVDRQIVISDLGIKKTKDRDLKDEEVAEVLGKVLEILQSE; from the coding sequence ATGGCAGAAGAAACAAAATGTGCGTGTGGTTCGGCAAATGTGGCAATTTTCCCCTGTGTGGGAGCGGCAAATGTCGGCCAGCTCTCAAATAAAATTGCAATCGAACTCGAAAAACAGGGAATAGGAAACCTGATGTGTACCGTAGGTATAGGTGCTCGAGCTCCCGGACTCATGAAATCCGCCGAATCTTCCGACAGGATTATGACCATCGACGGCTGCCCGGTAAACTGCGCAACCAAAACCATGGAACTGGCAGGTTTCAGGGTTGACCGCCAGATAGTAATTTCCGACCTCGGAATTAAGAAAACAAAAGACAGGGATCTTAAGGACGAAGAGGTCGCAGAAGTCCTTGGAAAAGTTCTGGAGATCCTGCAGTCCGAATAA
- a CDS encoding ArsR/SmtB family transcription factor gives MSDEENVQLFKALSEETRYKIIKVLLKGERCACEIPDLIGKTQSNTSMHLAKLQDWGIIKVRKDGKMRLYSIDNEKIREIMKIVEE, from the coding sequence ATGAGCGATGAAGAAAACGTACAGCTCTTCAAAGCCTTAAGTGAAGAAACGCGGTACAAAATCATCAAGGTCCTGCTTAAAGGGGAGCGATGCGCCTGTGAGATTCCTGACCTCATAGGCAAGACCCAGTCCAACACCTCGATGCACCTGGCAAAACTGCAGGATTGGGGCATCATTAAGGTCAGAAAGGACGGAAAAATGAGGCTTTATTCCATAGATAATGAAAAAATCCGGGAAATTATGAAAATAGTAGAAGAATAA
- a CDS encoding permease, translating into MADIFYPLQWIADKLTYEVFGIAPTTHLAASVNFIIYDVLKIFVLLSVMIFAISYLRTYITPEKTRKVLGGKKGLRYHLIASLIGTVSPFCSCSSVPLFIGFVEAGVPLGVTFSFLITSPLVNEAAVAVLWATLGLKATVIYVVSGIVLGVFGGYMIGFLKLERYVEEFVYKIKVGKQASEQEKMTVKERARTAFEGVKDIVGRVWIYVIIGVSIGGIFHGYAPEGILEKYAGKDNLLAVPFAVLIGVPLYSNVMGMIPIMESLIGKGLPIGTSLAFLMSVTAVSLPEMVILKKVLKKELIAIFVSIVALSIIFTGYMFNILL; encoded by the coding sequence ATGGCTGATATCTTTTATCCTCTGCAATGGATTGCAGACAAACTGACATACGAGGTTTTCGGGATTGCACCGACTACTCACCTTGCAGCCAGTGTCAACTTCATCATATATGACGTGTTAAAAATCTTCGTCCTGCTTTCCGTGATGATTTTTGCGATCTCCTACCTCAGGACTTATATCACCCCGGAAAAAACCAGAAAGGTGCTCGGGGGAAAGAAAGGACTTCGCTACCACCTGATAGCTTCTCTGATAGGAACGGTTTCTCCGTTCTGTTCATGTTCCTCAGTGCCCCTCTTTATCGGGTTTGTGGAGGCAGGGGTTCCTCTTGGAGTAACTTTTTCCTTCCTGATTACCTCCCCTCTGGTAAACGAAGCAGCCGTAGCCGTCCTCTGGGCAACCCTTGGCTTGAAAGCAACTGTAATTTATGTCGTTTCGGGGATTGTACTCGGAGTATTCGGAGGCTATATGATCGGCTTCCTGAAGCTTGAAAGATATGTTGAAGAATTCGTCTACAAAATAAAAGTCGGAAAACAGGCATCCGAACAAGAAAAAATGACTGTGAAAGAGAGAGCCAGAACTGCTTTCGAAGGTGTTAAAGACATCGTAGGAAGGGTCTGGATTTACGTGATAATAGGAGTCAGCATTGGGGGTATCTTCCACGGGTATGCTCCGGAAGGCATCCTCGAAAAATACGCAGGGAAGGACAATTTGCTTGCAGTTCCGTTTGCCGTCCTTATCGGGGTCCCCCTGTACTCAAACGTCATGGGCATGATCCCCATTATGGAAAGCCTGATTGGAAAGGGGCTCCCCATAGGAACCTCGCTGGCCTTCCTCATGTCGGTCACAGCCGTATCTTTGCCTGAAATGGTTATCCTCAAAAAGGTGCTGAAGAAGGAGTTGATTGCAATCTTTGTTTCAATTGTGGCGCTTTCGATCATCTTTACGGGATACATGTTTAACATACTGCTGTAA
- a CDS encoding thioredoxin family protein → MKIEILGTGCAKCKKTKEAIEKVLAETGKKAEVVKVENIETILNYGVMVTPAVVVDGEVKLAGKVPDEKEIRKWVE, encoded by the coding sequence ATGAAGATTGAAATCCTTGGTACAGGCTGTGCAAAATGTAAGAAAACAAAGGAAGCTATCGAGAAAGTCCTTGCTGAAACCGGAAAGAAAGCCGAAGTAGTAAAAGTTGAGAATATTGAAACAATCCTGAACTACGGTGTGATGGTAACTCCTGCAGTCGTGGTTGATGGAGAAGTTAAGCTTGCAGGCAAAGTCCCTGATGAAAAAGAAATCCGGAAATGGGTTGAATGA
- a CDS encoding DUF6951 family protein, whose amino-acid sequence MAEITVNSSICDFTHKLRGSMKGGNIIVDIETPCEKIKKISHLEVPMMETMDIKDNYVIDRAKEAKCCSNCLVPCGVLNLCKLESGFIAKSLAKKAGSLSIDFDEV is encoded by the coding sequence ATGGCTGAAATTACTGTCAACTCCTCAATATGCGACTTTACACACAAACTCCGCGGGAGCATGAAAGGCGGAAACATTATTGTGGATATCGAAACTCCGTGTGAAAAAATAAAGAAGATCTCGCATCTTGAAGTTCCCATGATGGAAACCATGGATATCAAGGATAACTATGTGATAGACAGGGCCAAAGAGGCAAAATGCTGTTCTAACTGTCTGGTGCCCTGCGGAGTGCTTAACCTCTGCAAGCTTGAAAGCGGTTTTATAGCAAAGTCCCTGGCAAAAAAAGCAGGAAGCCTCAGTATCGATTTTGATGAAGTCTGA
- a CDS encoding universal stress protein has product MINTVLVPADFTIETEDLLGCIGELKNAGLKKVILLHVVDIHKSQGLAPMFERNAKDRIEDYANFARELELETEPLVVIGDVRRTITEIADREEVDAIIMGATTEGFIKGKLLGRTTEYIARSSKKILLVEKYGAMKEGKEVYEKTCRATFSRILVPLDFSKEAMKAIEQLQELKGIVKEVLFLYVIDNIKDMDLLDEQREEAKEKLRKIKERLEGIRSQYLVVEGIPSDEIVKFADIEDVTLIMLTARGKGTLTDLLLGSTAENVLRKTTKPVLIVPASKEFEEEEWDEGEAYA; this is encoded by the coding sequence ATGATAAACACAGTACTTGTTCCTGCGGATTTTACCATCGAAACGGAAGATTTGCTCGGCTGCATAGGGGAACTTAAAAACGCCGGCTTGAAGAAAGTTATCCTGCTGCATGTAGTTGACATACATAAAAGCCAGGGGCTTGCCCCTATGTTTGAACGGAATGCAAAAGACAGGATTGAAGATTATGCAAATTTTGCCAGGGAACTCGAACTTGAAACCGAACCTCTGGTAGTGATAGGAGACGTCAGAAGGACGATTACGGAGATCGCAGACCGGGAAGAGGTTGATGCAATAATAATGGGAGCCACCACTGAAGGCTTCATAAAGGGGAAGCTTCTCGGAAGAACTACGGAATATATAGCGCGCAGTTCAAAGAAAATATTGCTGGTTGAAAAGTATGGAGCTATGAAAGAAGGAAAGGAGGTTTATGAGAAGACCTGCCGGGCGACGTTCTCCAGGATTCTTGTACCTCTCGACTTTTCAAAAGAGGCAATGAAGGCAATAGAACAGCTTCAGGAATTAAAAGGGATCGTGAAAGAAGTTCTGTTCCTGTATGTAATAGATAACATAAAAGATATGGACTTGCTGGATGAACAGAGAGAAGAGGCAAAGGAAAAGCTCCGAAAAATAAAGGAGCGGCTTGAAGGTATAAGAAGCCAGTACCTTGTCGTTGAAGGCATCCCGTCCGATGAGATAGTCAAGTTTGCCGACATAGAAGATGTCACCCTGATAATGCTGACTGCCCGCGGAAAGGGAACTTTAACGGACCTTCTACTCGGAAGCACGGCCGAAAACGTACTCCGGAAGACTACAAAGCCCGTACTGATCGTCCCTGCAAGCAAAGAGTTCGAAGAAGAAGAGTGGGATGAAGGAGAAGCATATGCCTGA
- the arsB gene encoding ACR3 family arsenite efflux transporter has product MPEEEERELDFFSKYLSVWVAVCILVGTAIGYLFPGFADALGGIEIANVSIPVAFVLLVMMYPIMLKINFEEILNVEANLKPLLLTLIVNWAIKPFTMAFVAWLFMRMIFEALIPADLQAQYIAGMILLGLAPCTAMVLVWTYLARANINYALIQVSVNDLIILVLFAPLGKFLLGVTTDFPVPLMTIFFSVLFYVAIPLGLAVLTRQVVIRKKGITWFEDRLIRKIQWVTPAGLLITLILIFIFQGDNIINYPLHILLIAIPLVLQTYLIFGIGYAGAKYLKIPYREAAPSTFIGASNFFELAVAVALILFGMESGAALATVVGVLVEVPVMLSLVKIMEKNREKFRF; this is encoded by the coding sequence ATGCCTGAAGAGGAGGAAAGGGAGCTTGATTTCTTCAGCAAATATCTCTCGGTCTGGGTTGCAGTCTGTATTCTAGTCGGAACTGCGATTGGTTACCTTTTTCCAGGTTTTGCGGACGCCCTTGGTGGCATTGAGATTGCAAATGTCTCAATTCCGGTAGCATTCGTACTTCTGGTTATGATGTATCCCATCATGCTGAAGATTAATTTTGAAGAAATCCTGAATGTTGAGGCAAATTTAAAGCCTCTCCTTTTAACTCTTATCGTAAACTGGGCAATCAAGCCTTTTACAATGGCTTTTGTGGCATGGCTCTTTATGCGCATGATCTTTGAAGCCCTGATCCCTGCTGACCTCCAAGCGCAGTATATCGCAGGTATGATCCTGCTCGGGCTTGCTCCCTGTACGGCTATGGTTCTGGTCTGGACTTACCTTGCGAGAGCCAATATTAACTATGCTTTGATTCAGGTCTCGGTAAACGACCTTATTATTCTGGTGCTGTTTGCTCCACTGGGGAAGTTTCTCCTTGGGGTCACAACCGATTTTCCGGTCCCTCTCATGACAATCTTCTTCTCGGTCCTGTTTTATGTGGCAATTCCTCTCGGCCTTGCCGTGCTGACAAGGCAGGTAGTGATAAGGAAAAAAGGTATTACCTGGTTTGAAGACCGGCTAATCCGAAAAATCCAGTGGGTTACCCCTGCCGGCCTTTTAATAACTCTGATTCTTATTTTTATCTTTCAGGGGGACAACATCATAAATTACCCCCTGCATATTCTCCTGATCGCGATCCCTCTGGTACTGCAGACTTACCTGATCTTCGGGATCGGGTATGCAGGAGCAAAATACCTGAAAATTCCCTATAGGGAAGCTGCGCCTTCGACCTTCATCGGCGCCAGTAATTTCTTTGAACTGGCGGTGGCGGTGGCTTTAATCCTGTTCGGAATGGAATCAGGAGCAGCTCTTGCAACCGTTGTGGGAGTCCTTGTGGAAGTTCCTGTCATGCTTTCTCTTGTGAAGATCATGGAAAAGAACAGGGAAAAATTCAGATTCTGA
- a CDS encoding carboxymuconolactone decarboxylase family protein: protein MPFMNEILPDTAEAFGKLRDSIFEGGELDRKTKELIAIASSVLMRCQYCVDVHSQRAAANEASKKEIAEAIAVAMFIAGGSQLGWTNVYGENVYDIVFGEKKPEEAEKEKGCCCGNWRRNQRNS, encoded by the coding sequence GTGCCATTCATGAACGAAATACTGCCTGATACTGCCGAAGCCTTTGGAAAACTGAGAGATTCTATCTTTGAGGGTGGAGAACTTGATCGCAAGACCAAGGAACTTATAGCCATCGCCTCTTCGGTCCTTATGCGCTGCCAGTACTGTGTTGATGTTCACTCCCAGAGAGCTGCTGCTAACGAGGCAAGCAAAAAGGAGATTGCAGAAGCCATTGCAGTTGCCATGTTTATAGCAGGGGGCTCTCAGCTTGGCTGGACAAATGTTTACGGTGAAAACGTATATGATATTGTGTTTGGAGAGAAAAAGCCTGAGGAGGCTGAAAAAGAGAAAGGGTGCTGCTGCGGAAACTGGAGACGGAACCAAAGAAATAGCTGA
- a CDS encoding DUF302 domain-containing protein: MYDITTRTNLRYDEAIAKVKKELAKEGFGVLTEIDVKETLKKKLDYDFTDYIILGACNPPFAKNALEGEMNIGLLLPCNVIVYADGDETVVSAIRPKEMFKLVENKELIGIADEIEERLERVIANI, from the coding sequence ATGTATGACATAACAACCCGAACAAATCTGAGATACGATGAAGCGATTGCAAAGGTAAAGAAAGAACTCGCAAAGGAGGGCTTTGGTGTTCTCACCGAGATCGACGTAAAAGAAACCTTAAAGAAAAAACTGGATTACGATTTCACCGATTATATAATTCTTGGTGCCTGTAACCCGCCATTTGCAAAAAATGCCCTTGAAGGTGAAATGAACATAGGTCTATTGCTACCCTGTAATGTCATCGTGTATGCAGACGGCGATGAAACCGTTGTCTCAGCAATCAGGCCGAAGGAAATGTTCAAGCTTGTGGAAAACAAGGAATTGATCGGAATCGCAGATGAAATAGAAGAAAGGCTTGAGAGGGTCATAGCAAATATATGA
- a CDS encoding DUF6951 family protein, translating to MTEITVNSTICGFTHKIRGSMKGDKIIVDIETPCEKIKKFSHMEIPMMETLDIKNNYVIDRAQEAQCSSNCLVPCAVLNLCKLESGFMAKSLAKKAGSISIEFNNT from the coding sequence TTGACAGAAATTACAGTAAACTCTACAATCTGCGGTTTTACACACAAAATTAGGGGGAGTATGAAAGGGGATAAGATTATTGTGGACATCGAAACCCCCTGTGAGAAAATAAAAAAGTTTTCGCATATGGAGATTCCCATGATGGAAACCCTAGATATCAAAAACAACTACGTGATCGATAGAGCGCAGGAAGCGCAGTGTTCCTCAAACTGCCTGGTTCCCTGCGCCGTACTTAACCTCTGCAAGCTTGAAAGCGGGTTTATGGCAAAGTCCCTGGCAAAAAAAGCCGGAAGTATCAGTATCGAATTCAATAATACCTGA